The following are from one region of the Salmo trutta chromosome 22, fSalTru1.1, whole genome shotgun sequence genome:
- the LOC115158277 gene encoding phospholipid phosphatase 2 isoform X1, translated as MMDLRKKKMYVLVDVMCVAVAALPFLIMTVVFRPYLRGVYCDDEDIKYPRKPDTITHGLLAAVTISCTVIIISSGEAYLVYSKRIHSNSEFNGYVAALYKVLGTFLFGAAVSQSLTDLAKFSIGRPRPNFMAVCNPKVCKGYVLEINCTGNPRDVTESRLSFYSGHSSFGMYCMLFLALYVQARLRAKWARLLRPTIQFFLVAFAVYVGYTRVSDYKHHWSDVLVGLLQGALIAILNVRHVSDFFKQRPPRCSSQETAESEELERKPSLQMADAEHNNHYSYPGPV; from the exons CCGCTCTGCCCTTCCTCATCATGACTGTTGTGTTCCGGCCCTACCTGAGGGGTGTGTACTGTGACGATGAGGACATCAAGTACCCCCGCAAACCTGACACCATCACCCACGGCTTGCTGGCTGCAGTCACCATCTCCTGCACTGTCATCATT ATATCATCAGGAGAGGCCTACCTCGTCTACAGTAAGAGGATCCACTCTAACTCTGAGTTCAACGGGTACGTGGCGGCACTCTACAAGGTGCTGGGTACCTTCCTGTTCGGggcagctgtcagccaatcactgACGGACCTGGCCAAGTTCTCCATCGGACGCCCTCGGCCCAACTTCATGGCCGTCTGCAACCCCAAGGTCTGCAAAGGCTACGTGCTGGAGATCAACTGCACTGGCAATCCTCGGGACGTCACTGAGTCCAG GCTGTCCTTCTACTCCGGCCACTCCTCCTTTGGGATGTACTGTATGCTGTTTCTAGCA ttgTATGTCCAGGCGAGGCTGAGGGCTAAGTGGGCAAGACTCCTCCGACCCACAATCCAGTTCTTCCTTGTGGCCTTTGCGGTTTACGTGGGCTACACCCGCGTGTCCGATTACAAGCACCACTGGAGCGACGTTCTGGTGGGCCTCCTCCAAGGCGCTCTCATTGCCATCCTCAAC GTGCGCCACGTATCAGACTTCTTCAAGCAGCGTCCTCCCCGCTGCTCCAGCCAAGAGACGGCTGAGAGCGAGGAACTGGAGCGCAAACCCAGCCTGCAGATGGCAGATGCAGAGCACAACAACCATTACAGCTACCCAGGGCCTGTGTGA
- the LOC115158277 gene encoding phospholipid phosphatase 2 isoform X2, producing MDKANKSAALPFLIMTVVFRPYLRGVYCDDEDIKYPRKPDTITHGLLAAVTISCTVIIISSGEAYLVYSKRIHSNSEFNGYVAALYKVLGTFLFGAAVSQSLTDLAKFSIGRPRPNFMAVCNPKVCKGYVLEINCTGNPRDVTESRLSFYSGHSSFGMYCMLFLALYVQARLRAKWARLLRPTIQFFLVAFAVYVGYTRVSDYKHHWSDVLVGLLQGALIAILNVRHVSDFFKQRPPRCSSQETAESEELERKPSLQMADAEHNNHYSYPGPV from the exons CCGCTCTGCCCTTCCTCATCATGACTGTTGTGTTCCGGCCCTACCTGAGGGGTGTGTACTGTGACGATGAGGACATCAAGTACCCCCGCAAACCTGACACCATCACCCACGGCTTGCTGGCTGCAGTCACCATCTCCTGCACTGTCATCATT ATATCATCAGGAGAGGCCTACCTCGTCTACAGTAAGAGGATCCACTCTAACTCTGAGTTCAACGGGTACGTGGCGGCACTCTACAAGGTGCTGGGTACCTTCCTGTTCGGggcagctgtcagccaatcactgACGGACCTGGCCAAGTTCTCCATCGGACGCCCTCGGCCCAACTTCATGGCCGTCTGCAACCCCAAGGTCTGCAAAGGCTACGTGCTGGAGATCAACTGCACTGGCAATCCTCGGGACGTCACTGAGTCCAG GCTGTCCTTCTACTCCGGCCACTCCTCCTTTGGGATGTACTGTATGCTGTTTCTAGCA ttgTATGTCCAGGCGAGGCTGAGGGCTAAGTGGGCAAGACTCCTCCGACCCACAATCCAGTTCTTCCTTGTGGCCTTTGCGGTTTACGTGGGCTACACCCGCGTGTCCGATTACAAGCACCACTGGAGCGACGTTCTGGTGGGCCTCCTCCAAGGCGCTCTCATTGCCATCCTCAAC GTGCGCCACGTATCAGACTTCTTCAAGCAGCGTCCTCCCCGCTGCTCCAGCCAAGAGACGGCTGAGAGCGAGGAACTGGAGCGCAAACCCAGCCTGCAGATGGCAGATGCAGAGCACAACAACCATTACAGCTACCCAGGGCCTGTGTGA